The following are encoded together in the Actinobacillus lignieresii genome:
- the folD gene encoding bifunctional methylenetetrahydrofolate dehydrogenase/methenyltetrahydrofolate cyclohydrolase FolD: protein MTAHIISGTAVAKQAKANIAEQIQAYTAQGKRKPGLAVILVGMDPASQVYVNSKRKSCAEIGIESKSYDLPAETGEAELLAIIEQLNHDDSVDGILVQLPLPKQIDATKVTEAIVPHKDVDGFHPYNVGRLCQKIPTLRSCTPYGVMKLLESTGVNLAGLHAVVVGASNIVGRPMAMELLLAGCTVTVTHSRTKDLAYHVSQADIVVAGVGKPNFVKGEWIKPGAIVIDVGINRVEGKLIGDVEYSAAEAKASFITPVPGGVGPMTVAMLMQNTLQAYQVHLQAV, encoded by the coding sequence ATGACGGCACACATTATTTCAGGCACGGCAGTGGCAAAGCAAGCTAAAGCGAATATCGCCGAACAAATTCAAGCCTATACCGCACAAGGTAAACGTAAACCGGGATTAGCGGTGATTTTAGTGGGAATGGATCCCGCCTCTCAGGTGTATGTGAATAGTAAACGAAAAAGCTGTGCCGAAATCGGTATCGAATCAAAATCGTACGATCTGCCTGCCGAAACCGGTGAAGCCGAATTACTTGCGATTATCGAACAATTAAACCATGACGATTCGGTGGACGGTATTTTAGTGCAATTACCGCTTCCAAAACAGATCGATGCGACTAAAGTTACCGAAGCGATTGTGCCGCATAAAGATGTGGACGGTTTCCATCCTTACAATGTCGGACGTTTATGCCAAAAAATCCCGACTTTGCGCTCTTGCACCCCATACGGCGTAATGAAATTACTGGAAAGTACCGGCGTGAATCTCGCCGGATTACATGCCGTTGTTGTCGGCGCTTCAAATATTGTCGGTCGTCCGATGGCAATGGAACTACTGCTTGCCGGTTGTACCGTTACCGTCACACATAGCCGCACTAAAGATTTGGCTTATCACGTTTCGCAAGCGGATATTGTGGTTGCCGGAGTCGGTAAACCTAACTTTGTAAAAGGTGAATGGATTAAACCGGGTGCGATTGTGATTGATGTCGGCATTAACCGAGTGGAAGGCAAATTAATCGGTGACGTGGAATACTCCGCTGCGGAAGCTAAAGCGAGCTTCATCACGCCGGTACCGGGCGGTGTCGGTCCGATGACGGTAGCGATGTTAATGCAAAATACCTTGCAAGCCTATCAAGTTCATTTACAAGCGGTCTGA
- a CDS encoding Kdo(2)-lipid IV(A) acyltransferase: protein MTENKNIPPFELRFLHPKYWGLWLGLGLFKLILCLPYPVLVVLGKGVGKLFAKLGFGKRRMRIARRNLELCFPDYSAERIQAILAKNIESVGMAIIETGMAWFWSDKRILKWSKIEGLEHLKNQPQGAGILLVGVHFLTLEMGARIVGLHHQGVGVYRPNDNPLLDWIQFRGRVRSNKAMLDRKDLRGMIRALKAGETIWYAPDHDYGRKNSVFVPFFAVNEACTTAGTRMLLRSAPNTVVVPFSPIRNDDFSGYTVKVSPAVDFSECSDELDTATKMNKVVETEILKEVSQYMWLHRRFKTRPQESDKSLYD, encoded by the coding sequence ATGACTGAGAATAAAAACATTCCGCCGTTTGAGTTACGCTTCTTGCACCCGAAATATTGGGGGCTTTGGCTGGGGCTGGGGTTATTTAAATTAATTTTGTGCTTACCTTATCCGGTCTTGGTCGTATTAGGTAAGGGGGTGGGTAAACTGTTTGCCAAACTCGGTTTCGGTAAACGTAGAATGCGTATTGCACGCCGGAATTTAGAACTCTGCTTTCCGGATTATTCCGCCGAACGGATTCAAGCTATTTTAGCCAAAAATATCGAATCAGTCGGTATGGCGATTATTGAAACCGGTATGGCGTGGTTTTGGTCGGATAAGCGTATTCTTAAATGGTCGAAAATCGAAGGGCTGGAACATCTTAAAAATCAGCCACAAGGAGCGGGGATTTTATTAGTCGGTGTGCATTTTCTCACGTTAGAAATGGGCGCACGCATTGTAGGGCTTCATCACCAAGGTGTGGGTGTTTATCGACCGAATGATAATCCTTTATTAGATTGGATTCAGTTTCGCGGCAGAGTACGCTCAAATAAGGCGATGCTCGATCGTAAAGACTTACGCGGTATGATTCGTGCTTTAAAAGCGGGCGAGACGATTTGGTATGCGCCGGATCATGATTACGGACGTAAAAATAGCGTATTCGTGCCGTTTTTTGCCGTAAATGAAGCTTGTACTACGGCGGGGACGCGAATGTTATTACGTTCCGCACCGAATACGGTGGTCGTGCCGTTCAGTCCGATTCGAAATGACGATTTTTCCGGATATACGGTAAAAGTCAGTCCGGCGGTTGATTTTAGTGAATGTAGTGATGAATTGGATACTGCAACCAAAATGAATAAAGTCGTTGAAACTGAAATTCTGAAAGAAGTCAGCCAATATATGTGGTTACATCGCCGGTTTAAAACACGCCCGCAAGAATCGGACAAGAGTTTATACGATTAA
- a CDS encoding L-lactate MFS transporter produces the protein MSFLDREKTIAPLQFNRWLIPPAALAVHLSIGQIYAYSVFNAPLTKVIGITQSVAGDWKLTTVGWVFSIALAVLGASAALFGTWMERVGPRKAMFVATICFSLGFLVAAFGVHTHNLWLLYLGNGVLGGIGLGLGYIGPVSTLMKWFPDKPGMATGLAIMGFGGGAMLASPISVALMNFFSSPTSVGIVETFIVLGIFYFIFMMFGVFTIRLPHPEWKPKGFVESKPKNKLVSSHNVGVNKAMKTPQFWLLFWILCLNVTAGIGVLGQASVMIQELFSEVSVGKQAAIGTLAAAGFVGLLSLFNMGGRFFWSSISDKIGRKNLYSIFFLLGSVLYFIIPSLGESGNKALFVIGFCVIISMYGGGFAAIPAYLRDLFGSYQVGAIHGRVLLAWSTAAVIGPVLVNYIRQMQIDNGVPAAQAYSITMYIMAALLIIGLICNLSVKAVHEKHHELPLKDAAHSAEPSDETVISDTYLVAEEVAHGGCMVWLRWIIVTVPLAYGVIMVFAKVVELF, from the coding sequence ATGTCATTCTTAGATCGTGAAAAAACCATTGCGCCTTTGCAATTTAATCGTTGGTTAATTCCTCCCGCCGCCCTTGCCGTACATTTATCTATCGGACAAATCTACGCTTACTCGGTTTTCAATGCACCGCTCACTAAAGTTATCGGTATCACTCAATCCGTAGCGGGCGACTGGAAACTGACCACCGTCGGTTGGGTATTTAGTATCGCACTTGCCGTATTAGGAGCTTCCGCCGCATTATTCGGTACATGGATGGAACGTGTCGGTCCTCGTAAAGCGATGTTCGTCGCAACCATTTGCTTTAGCTTAGGTTTTCTTGTTGCGGCATTCGGCGTACATACCCATAATTTATGGCTGTTATATTTAGGCAACGGCGTACTCGGCGGTATCGGCTTAGGTCTAGGTTATATCGGACCGGTTTCAACCTTAATGAAATGGTTCCCGGATAAACCGGGGATGGCGACCGGTTTAGCCATTATGGGGTTCGGCGGCGGTGCAATGCTCGCTTCTCCAATTTCCGTGGCGTTAATGAACTTCTTCAGTAGCCCGACATCGGTAGGGATTGTCGAAACCTTTATCGTATTAGGTATTTTCTATTTCATCTTTATGATGTTCGGCGTCTTCACTATTCGCCTACCGCATCCGGAATGGAAACCGAAAGGTTTTGTGGAAAGTAAACCTAAGAATAAATTGGTAAGCTCGCATAATGTCGGTGTGAATAAAGCGATGAAAACACCACAGTTCTGGCTACTGTTCTGGATTTTATGTCTAAATGTTACCGCCGGTATCGGGGTTCTCGGTCAGGCGTCGGTAATGATTCAAGAATTATTCTCGGAAGTTTCCGTCGGTAAGCAAGCGGCAATCGGTACCCTAGCGGCAGCCGGATTTGTAGGCTTACTCAGTCTGTTTAATATGGGCGGACGTTTCTTCTGGTCGAGTATTTCGGACAAAATCGGACGTAAAAATTTATACTCTATTTTCTTCTTACTCGGTTCTGTGCTTTACTTTATTATTCCGTCATTAGGCGAAAGCGGCAACAAAGCACTGTTTGTAATCGGCTTCTGTGTGATTATTTCCATGTACGGCGGCGGTTTCGCAGCAATCCCTGCTTATCTTCGCGATTTATTCGGTAGTTATCAAGTCGGAGCTATTCACGGACGCGTATTACTTGCTTGGTCCACTGCCGCAGTCATCGGCCCTGTTCTAGTAAACTATATTCGCCAAATGCAAATCGATAACGGCGTACCGGCGGCACAGGCTTACAGTATTACGATGTATATTATGGCGGCATTATTGATTATCGGACTTATCTGTAATTTAAGTGTGAAAGCGGTACATGAAAAACATCACGAATTACCGTTGAAAGACGCGGCGCACAGTGCGGAACCAAGTGATGAAACGGTCATTTCGGATACTTACCTCGTTGCCGAAGAAGTCGCACACGGCGGCTGTATGGTGTGGTTACGTTGGATTATCGTTACCGTACCGCTTGCTTACGGTGTTATTATGGTATTTGCCAAAGTCGTTGAGCTGTTCTAA
- the fdxH gene encoding formate dehydrogenase subunit beta — translation MSAVQDQNIIKISATSFVTPPPQARDNVIEVAKLIDVSTCIGCKACQVACSEWNDLRAPQEECVGVYDNPRDLNAEQWTVMKFNEVEENDRLEWLIRKDGCMHCAEPGCLKACPAPGAIIQYANGIVDFQSDKCIGCGYCIAGCPFNIPRMNDNDNRVYKCTLCVDRVNVGQEPACVKTCPTGAIRFGSKEEMLHYGEQRVADLKSRGYENAGIYNPEGVGGTHVMYVLHHADKPELYSGLPKDPGIDPTVTLWKDVLKPVAAIAMGGLALAEVAHYVTVGPNIEEDVEDHHEEGEKHE, via the coding sequence ATGTCAGCAGTTCAAGACCAAAACATTATTAAAATCTCAGCAACTTCCTTCGTCACGCCACCGCCACAGGCGCGTGATAATGTGATTGAAGTTGCAAAACTTATCGATGTTTCGACTTGTATCGGTTGTAAAGCCTGTCAAGTGGCTTGTTCGGAATGGAATGATCTCCGTGCGCCGCAAGAAGAATGCGTAGGGGTTTACGATAACCCTCGTGATTTAAATGCCGAACAATGGACGGTGATGAAGTTCAACGAAGTGGAAGAAAACGACCGCTTGGAATGGTTAATTCGCAAAGACGGTTGTATGCACTGTGCGGAACCGGGCTGCTTAAAAGCATGTCCGGCACCGGGTGCAATCATTCAATATGCTAACGGTATCGTGGACTTCCAATCCGATAAATGTATCGGTTGCGGTTACTGTATTGCGGGTTGTCCGTTCAACATTCCTCGTATGAATGACAACGATAACCGTGTGTACAAATGTACCCTTTGCGTGGATCGTGTGAACGTAGGTCAAGAACCGGCATGTGTGAAAACCTGTCCGACAGGTGCGATTCGTTTCGGTTCTAAAGAAGAAATGCTTCACTACGGTGAACAACGTGTTGCGGATCTGAAAAGTCGCGGCTACGAAAATGCCGGTATTTATAACCCGGAAGGTGTGGGCGGTACGCACGTAATGTATGTATTGCACCATGCGGATAAACCTGAATTATATTCCGGTTTACCGAAAGATCCGGGTATCGACCCGACAGTTACACTTTGGAAAGACGTCTTGAAACCGGTTGCGGCTATCGCAATGGGCGGCTTGGCACTTGCTGAAGTTGCACACTATGTAACTGTTGGTCCGAACATTGAAGAAGATGTTGAAGATCACCATGAGGAAGGAGAAAAACATGAGTAA
- a CDS encoding formate dehydrogenase subunit gamma: MSKKFEITNDTKIVRHKPLARVSHWFLVISFFLTMFTGVAFFFPDFAWLTEILGTPQLARAIHPFTGIVMFIAFIIMAIIYWHHNIPEKNDIRWAKGIVEVLKGNEHAVAYNGKYNLGQKMLFWTLILAMFTLLITGIIMWRKYFSDNFSIQTLRIAILLHSASAFALFTGILVHMYMAFWVKGSIRGMVEGWVTVRWAKKHHPKWLKEEVLPELEKQANRNN, from the coding sequence ATGAGTAAGAAATTTGAAATTACGAATGATACCAAAATCGTTCGTCATAAACCGCTTGCCCGTGTCAGCCACTGGTTCTTGGTTATCTCGTTCTTCTTAACCATGTTTACCGGTGTGGCGTTTTTCTTCCCGGATTTCGCATGGCTAACCGAGATCTTAGGTACGCCGCAACTTGCACGAGCGATCCATCCGTTTACCGGTATTGTGATGTTTATCGCCTTTATTATTATGGCGATCATTTACTGGCATCATAATATCCCGGAGAAAAACGATATTCGCTGGGCAAAAGGGATTGTTGAAGTATTAAAAGGTAACGAACACGCCGTTGCTTATAACGGTAAATATAATCTCGGTCAGAAAATGTTGTTCTGGACCTTGATTTTGGCAATGTTCACCCTTTTAATTACGGGCATTATCATGTGGAGAAAATATTTCTCCGATAACTTCTCAATTCAAACTTTACGTATTGCGATCTTGCTTCACTCTGCTAGTGCCTTCGCATTGTTTACCGGTATTTTGGTACATATGTATATGGCATTCTGGGTGAAAGGTTCTATCCGCGGTATGGTTGAAGGTTGGGTAACCGTTCGTTGGGCGAAAAAACACCATCCGAAATGGCTTAAAGAAGAAGTATTACCCGAGCTTGAAAAACAAGCGAACAGAAATAACTAA
- the dapA gene encoding 4-hydroxy-tetrahydrodipicolinate synthase has translation MIMATPLFHGSIVALVTPMTHGEVNYEELKRLVEHHVQAGTHGIVSVGTTGESTTLSIDENVKVIKKTVEFADGRIPIIAGTGSNATSEAIILTKLLTNSGVAGCLSVVPYYNKPTQEGMYLHYKAIAESTDLPQILYNVPSRTGSDLKPETIGRLAEIPNIVGVKEATGDLTRLPLIKKLAGEDFIFLSGDDATGLESMKLGGQGVISVTNNVAAADMAKMCELALAGKFDEAEAINQRLMALHHDLFIEANPIPVKWAAYKLGLISEPNLRLPLTTLSEAAQPTVLAALQKAGLI, from the coding sequence ATGATTATGGCAACCCCACTATTTCACGGCAGTATTGTTGCGCTTGTCACGCCGATGACACACGGTGAAGTAAATTACGAAGAGTTAAAAAGATTGGTTGAACACCATGTTCAAGCCGGTACGCACGGTATCGTATCGGTCGGTACGACGGGTGAATCCACCACATTAAGTATTGATGAGAACGTGAAGGTAATCAAGAAAACCGTGGAGTTTGCAGACGGTCGTATTCCGATTATTGCCGGTACGGGTTCAAATGCAACCAGTGAAGCGATTATTTTAACCAAATTACTTACCAATAGCGGTGTTGCCGGCTGTTTAAGTGTGGTGCCTTATTATAATAAACCGACTCAAGAAGGGATGTATTTACACTATAAAGCAATCGCCGAAAGTACCGACTTACCGCAAATTTTATATAACGTACCGAGCCGTACCGGTAGCGATTTAAAACCGGAAACTATCGGTCGTTTAGCTGAAATTCCGAATATTGTCGGTGTAAAAGAAGCGACGGGCGATTTAACTCGTTTGCCTCTAATCAAAAAATTAGCCGGAGAAGATTTTATTTTCTTAAGCGGTGACGATGCGACGGGTCTAGAATCTATGAAACTCGGAGGTCAAGGTGTGATTTCCGTTACGAATAACGTTGCGGCAGCCGATATGGCGAAAATGTGCGAGCTTGCGTTAGCCGGTAAATTCGATGAAGCGGAAGCGATTAACCAACGTTTAATGGCGTTACACCACGATTTATTTATCGAAGCGAATCCGATTCCGGTAAAATGGGCGGCGTATAAATTAGGTTTAATCAGCGAGCCGAACTTACGTTTACCATTAACCACGTTATCTGAAGCGGCTCAACCTACCGTATTAGCCGCATTACAAAAAGCCGGTTTAATTTAA
- the fdhE gene encoding formate dehydrogenase accessory protein FdhE: protein MSIRILPENEIKQAASSFQNPPLLFANPKNLYFRRAKRLRQLAENNPFGDYLEFAANLSEVQLDLLENHPIANYTEKLTACIEESNGQKPLNTKTFKRSSEWRELLLLLTEKFKPYANDTMLATIELLEKSSTSELEALADDLLNERYEAVGADKAVFLWAALSLYWTQLAQQLPRNTQTEVGERHTCPVCDSAPIVSVVHFGDTQGLRYLHCSLCESEWNMVRSQCSVCDQSGKLDYWSIDSVDAPVKAESCGDCESYLKVLYQEKDPHVEPVADDLGTLFLDAEMEQKGFARSGLNPFLFQVE from the coding sequence ATGAGTATCCGAATTTTACCCGAAAACGAAATTAAACAAGCTGCAAGCTCGTTTCAAAATCCGCCTTTATTATTCGCTAATCCGAAGAACCTATATTTTCGTCGCGCCAAACGATTACGCCAATTGGCTGAAAATAATCCGTTCGGCGATTACTTGGAATTTGCGGCGAATCTTTCCGAAGTACAGTTAGATTTATTGGAAAATCATCCCATTGCAAATTATACGGAAAAATTAACCGCTTGCATTGAAGAATCAAACGGACAAAAACCGCTGAATACCAAAACCTTTAAGCGTTCAAGCGAATGGCGCGAATTGCTTTTGTTATTAACTGAGAAATTTAAACCCTATGCTAACGACACGATGTTGGCAACGATTGAGTTATTAGAGAAATCATCCACTTCCGAACTGGAAGCGTTAGCCGACGATTTACTTAATGAACGTTATGAAGCTGTCGGTGCGGATAAAGCGGTATTCTTATGGGCGGCGTTATCGCTTTATTGGACGCAATTAGCCCAACAGCTACCGCGTAATACGCAAACGGAAGTCGGCGAACGTCATACTTGTCCGGTTTGTGACTCTGCGCCTATCGTAAGTGTGGTACATTTTGGCGATACGCAAGGCTTACGCTATTTACACTGTTCTCTATGCGAAAGCGAATGGAATATGGTGCGTTCGCAATGCTCCGTTTGCGATCAAAGCGGAAAATTGGATTATTGGAGTATTGATAGTGTAGATGCGCCAGTAAAAGCCGAAAGTTGCGGCGATTGTGAAAGTTATTTGAAAGTGCTTTATCAAGAAAAAGATCCGCACGTGGAACCGGTTGCGGACGATTTAGGCACGCTATTCTTAGATGCGGAAATGGAACAGAAAGGCTTTGCGCGCAGCGGCCTAAATCCGTTCTTATTCCAAGTCGAATAA